Proteins encoded together in one Camelina sativa cultivar DH55 chromosome 9, Cs, whole genome shotgun sequence window:
- the LOC104713524 gene encoding uncharacterized protein LOC104713524 — translation MGNKLGRKRQVVEERYTKPQGLYVNKDVDIKKLRKLIVESKLAPCYPGDDESCHDLEECPICFLYYPSLNRSRCCMKSICTECFLQMKNPNSARPTQCPFCKTPNYAVEYRGVKTKEEKGIEQVEEQRVIEAKIRMRQKEMQDDEEKMQKRLESCSSSTSAMTGEMEYGSASAVSYNSLMDDGEIVPSQNSSVVRQHSRPRGNRDDEVDVDLEELMVMEVIWLSIQETGAQQNSASGEMTSSGHYETEDHSYVSSLPRMASTVEPAMPSSLSSGGLTCAISALAERQMVGETSNQIHNVNVSSYSMVPGNCDSYYDIEQEVDDTDNHHHHQQQQHYHNNTEMGETGSSNNYVNSYMTGESFHNFPTPPPLVIVPESFDEQMMMAMAVSLAEVHATTTSAPTEVTWQ, via the exons CAAGGTTTGTATGTTaataaagatgtcgacattaaaAAGCTCAGAAAACTGATTGTAGAATCTAAGCTTGCTCCTTGCTATCCTGGAGACGATGAGAGCTGTCATGATCTTGAAGAATGTCCTAtttgttttctg TATTATCCTAGCCTCAATAGATCAAGATGTTGCATGAAAAGCATTTGTACAG AGTGTTTTTTACAAATGAAGAATCCTAATTCAGCTCGGCCTACTCA GTGCCCATTTTGTAAAACACCCAATTATGCTGTCGAGTACCGTGGAGTAAAGACAAAGGAAGAAAAGGGCATTGAACAAGTT GAAGAGCAACGGGTAATAGAAGCCAAAATAAGGATGAGGCAGAAGGAAATGCaggatgatgaagagaaaaTGCAGAAACGTCTTGAATCATGTTCCTCTAGCACAAGCGCAATGACTGGCGAGATGGAATATGGTTCAGCTTCAG CTGTATCTTATAATTCCCTCATGGATGATGGGGAAATCGTTCCATCGCAGAACTCATCAGTAGTTAGACAGCATTCTCGCCCTCGGGGAAACAG GGATGACGAGGTTGACGTTGACCTTGAAGAGTTAATGGTAATGGAAGTAATATGGCTCTCCATTCAG GAAACAGGGGCGCAGCAAAATTCAGCTTCAGGGGAAATGACTTCTTCTGGGCACTATGAAACAGAAGATCATAGTTATGTTTCTTCACTACCACGAATGGCTTCAACTGTAGAACCAGCAATGCCGTCTTCATTATCATCTGGTGGGCTTACTTGTGCAATCTCCGCACTCGCTGAACGCCAAATGGTTGGAGAAACCTCCAATCAAATTCACAATGTCAACGTTTCTTCATACAGTATGGTTCCTGGAAATTGTGACAGTTACTATGACATAGAACAAGAGGTAGATGACACTGACAACCATCaccaccatcaacaacaacaacattaccaTAACAACACCGAGATGGGAGAAACAGGAAGCAGCAACAACTATGTAAATTCTTACATGACCGGCGAGAGCTTCCACAACTTTcctactcctcctcctcttgtCATTGTTCCAGAGAGTTTTGATGAGCAGATGATGATGGCTATGGCTGTGTCTTTAGCAGAGGTTCATGCCACGACCACAAGTGCACCAACTGAAGTTACTTGGCAATAA
- the LOC104713525 gene encoding interactor of constitutive active ROPs 4-like, translating to MPKPSIRGSELPQRQSPRLRTSSPSISSEPKHLNRPITDRSPKLGLDRRSPRSGGPHTDPLTQKKLGSRISGLESQLGQAQEELRLLKQQLARAEAAKKCAQEELHHKKISKKPNPSVPERDEIPGDGHQDTDVFEVLVEEAKEGEKVKKSDELASKEDQINVLKARLYDLEKEKVSLGEENASLKDQLKRTGSEMSTAKAKEDEIASKVSRIEEELEESNETTAKLKKKLESMEDAKESLEAEMKKLKVQTEQWRKAADAAAAVLSGGVEMNGRFSERCGSMETHFAGRFVGSPGMADDLDDGLGFGKRKGSGMKMFGDLWKKKGQK from the exons ATGCCAAAACCAAG TATTAGAGGTTCAGAGTTGCCTCAGAGACAATCTCCAAGGCTAAGGACATCATCACCGTCCATTTCCTCTGAGCCGAAGCATCTCAACCGTCCAATTACAGACCGGAGTCCAAAGCTCGGTCTTGACCGTAGATCTCCGAGGAGTGGTGGGCCTCACACTGATCCTCTGACTCAGAAGAAGCTTGGGAGTCGCATCTCTGGCTTGGAGTCACAGCTAGGTCAAGCCCAGGAGGAGTTGAGATTGCTCAAACAGCAGTTGGCTAGAGCTGAGGCTGCCAAGAAATGTGCTCAAGAAGAGCTTCATCATAAGAAGATAtccaagaaaccaaacccttCTGTTCCGGAGAGAGACGAGATTCCTGGTGATGGACATCAAGATACTGATGTTTTCGAGGTTCTTGTTGAGGAAGCAAAAGAAGGtgagaaggtgaagaagagtgATGAGTTGGCTTCAAAGGAAGACCAAATCAATGTACTGAAAGCTAGACTATACGActtggagaaagaaaaggtaTCACTTGGCGAGGAGAACGCAAGCTTGAAGGATCAGTTGAAGAGGACGGGTTCAGAAATGTCCACTGCTAAGGCGAAAGAGGATGAGATAGCTTCAAAGGTGAGTCGGATTGAGGAAGAACTGGAAGAAAGTAACGAGACCACGGcaaagctaaagaagaagcttGAATCCATGGAAGACGCAAAAGAGAGTCTAGAAGCCGAGATGAAGAAGCTGAAAGTACAAACCGAGCAGTGGAGGAAAGCAGCAGACGCTGCAGCTGCGGTTCTATCTGGAGGGGTTGAGATGAATGGTCGGTTCTCAGAGCGGTGCGGGTCAATGGAGACGCATTTTGCAGGCAGGTTTGTAGGATCACCGGGGATGGCTGATGATTTGGATGACgggttagggtttgggaagaGGAAAGGTTCAGGGATGAAGATGTTCGGTGACCTGTGGAAAAAGAAAGGGCAAAAATGA
- the LOC104713527 gene encoding gibberellin 2-beta-dioxygenase 1, giving the protein MAVLSKPITEPKSELSLIPVIDISNPESKYALVKACEDFGFFKVINHGVSTELVSVLEHETVEFFSLPKSEKTQVAGYPFGYGSRTIGRNGDVGWVEYLLMNANLDSGSAPLFPGLSQNPATFRNVLEEYITSVRKMTCHVLEMITDGLGIKQTNTLSKLVSDQNTDSILRLNHYPPCPLIKKKTNGGKNVIGFGEHTDPQIISVLRSNNTCGLQINLADGSWISVPPDHSSFFFNVGDSLQVMTNGRFKSVRHRVLANCKKSRVSMIYFAGPSLTQRIAPLTCLMDKEDEMLYEEFTWSEYRSSAYNSRLSDNRLQQFERKTINHNKLLLKI; this is encoded by the exons atGGCGGTCTTGTCTAAACCGATCACGGAACCAAAATCCGAGCTTTCGCTTATCCCGGTTATAGATATCTCTAACCCAGAGTCCAAATATGCCCTCGTCAAAGCCTGCGAAGACTTTGGCTTCTTCAAGGTGATCAACCATGGTGTTTCCACAGAGTTAGTCTCTGTTTTAGAACACGAGACGGTCGAGTTCTTCTCGTTGCCCAAGTCAGAGAAAACCCAAGTCGCAGGTTATCCCTTTGGATACGGGAGCCGTACGATTGGTCGGAATGGTGATGTGGGTTGGGTTGAGTATTTGCTCATGAATGCTAATCTTGATTCCGGTTCCGCTCCACTCTTTCCGGGTCTTTCGCAAAACCCGGCAACTTTTAG AAACGTACTGGAAGAGTACATAACATCAGTGAGAAAAATGACATGCCATGTCTTGGAGATGATTACAGATGGGTTAGGTATTAAACAGACAAACACACTTAGCAAGCTCGTGTCTGACCAAAACACGGATTCGATACTGAGACTTAATCACTATCCACCATGTCCTCTTATCAAAAAGAAGACCAatggtggtaaaaatgtgatcGGTTTTGGTGAACACACAGATCCTCAAATCATCTCTGTCTTGAGATCTAACAACACTTGTGGTCTCCAAATCAATCTAGCTGATGGCTCTTGGATCTCTGTCCCTCCCGAtcactcttccttcttcttcaacgttGGTGACTCTCTCCAG GTAATGACGAATGGGAGGTTCAAGAGCGTGAGGCATAGGGTTTTAGCCAACTGTaaaaaatctagggtttccatGATTTACTTCGCTGGACCTTCGTTGACTCAAAGAATCGCTCCGCTGACTTGTCTTATGGACAAAGAAGACGAGATGTTGTACGAAGAGTTCACTTGGTCCGAGTACAGATCCTCTGCCTACAACTCTAGATTGTCTGATAATAGGCTTCAACAATTCGAAAGGAAGACTATCAACCATAATAAATTActgttaaaaatatga
- the LOC104715881 gene encoding putative F-box protein At3g58820, producing the protein MESSSRPMIGEKEICSICYSCGKLGHLKKDCKSIRDEDRQTQQQPIGEEVVSNILPDEVLCHVSQPIEDCKSIRDHQDCVSIQPDELLCHVPQAIEDCKSRQDQDCLSILPDELLCHVLSFLTTKEAALTSVISKRWRNLFAFVPNLDIDDSVFLHPGKLQCYLTGRRFQDFVNRVLALQGTTPIKKFSLKCIDVSTNLVDGWISNVLARGVSEVDLKISLQFYGEYVLSSKNFQSNNLVKLKLDSLYIDGLPGGIFLPMPKLEELVLVDMISTKVDDYTVVNMENLFEAHIRLLATCYEVEIARAAPNHDHHLPSVEGVLSRFTNVGKLMNGMRNVRYLDLSGDTLEVLFLCCESMPVFTNLKSLTIKSDASRGWQALPDLIRNCPHLETLVLEGLLHQVTYKCGDACDCVSREDKGRSLTSCPVKVLEIKAFQGRIEEMHMIKHFLDYFPCLKEVKIFMEGNGPTQLRDPEASEVIIEKMKLYNKKNLVRPVSF; encoded by the exons ATGGAGTCGTCATCAAGGCCTATGattggagagaaagaaatttGCAGTATTTGTTATTCTTGCGGAAAACTTGGACACCTGAAGAAAGATTGTAAGAGCATACGAGATGAAGATAGGCagacacaacaacaaccaattgGAGAAGAGGTTGTTAGCAATATTCTCCCAGACGAGGTTCTTTGTCATGTCTCACAACCTATTGAAGATTGTAAGAGCATACGAGATCATCAGGATTGTGTTAGTATTCAGCCAGACGAGCTTCTTTGTCATGTCCCACAAGCTATTGAAGATTGTAAGAGCAGACAAGATCAGGATTGTCTTAGCATTCTCCCTGACGAGCTTCTTTGTCATGTCTTGTCCTTCCTTACCACAAAGGAGGCTGCCTTGACATCAGTAATCTCCAAGAGGTGGCGCAATCTGTTTGCATTTGTCCCTAACCTTGACATTGATGACTCTGTCTTTCTTCATCCCGGTAAGCTCCAATGTTACCTGACTGGACGGAGGTTCCAGGATTTTGTTAATAGAGTATTGGCTCTGCAGGGTACAACTCCCATTAAGAAATTCTCCCTCAAATGTATCGATGTTTCTACAAATTTAGTGGATGGTTGGATAAGTAATGTGTTGGCCCGTGGTGTTTCCGAAGTTGATCTAAAAATCAGTTTGCAATTCTACGGTGAGTATGTGCTATCTTCAAAAAATTTCCAGAGCAACAATCTAGTTAAGCTGAAATTAGACAGTCTTTATATTGATGGGTTGCCTGGAGGCATATTCTTACCAATGCCTAAGCTGGAGGAATTAGTCTTGGTTGATATGATCTCGACAAAGGTTGA TGACTACACCGTAGTTAATATGGAAAACTTATTTGAAGCTCATATCAGACTTTTGGCAACTTGTTATGAAGTTGAGATAGCAAGAGCAGCGCCAAACCATGATCATCATTTACCTAGTGTGGAGGGTGTTTTATCCCGATTTACAAATGTGGGGAAGCTGATGAATGGCATGCGAAATGTTCGGTATCTGGACTTGTCTGGCGATACTCTCGAG GTGCTTTTTCTATGCTGTGAATCAATGCCAGTTTTCACCAACCTCAAATCGTTAACTATTAAGAGTGACGCAAGTCGAGGATGGCAAGCATTGCCAGATCTTATAAGGAACTGTCCGCATTTAGAAACTCTAGTCCTTGA GGGTCTCTTGCACCAAGTTACATATAAATGCGGGGATGCTTGTGACTGCGTTTCTCGAGAGGATAAGGGTCGGTCACTCACATCTTGTCCAGTAAAAGTGTTAGAGATCAAAGCGTTTCAAGGAAGAATCGAAGAGATGCACATGATAAAGCATTTCTTGGACTATTTTCCGTGTTTGAAAGAGGTAAAGATCTTTATGGAAGGGAATGGTCCTACACAGCTCAGAGACCCCGAAGCGTCCGAAGTAATCATAGAGAAGATGAAActctacaacaaaaaaaacttggtgCGACCCGTTTCTttctag